One region of Oryza glaberrima chromosome 7, OglaRS2, whole genome shotgun sequence genomic DNA includes:
- the LOC127778677 gene encoding uncharacterized protein LOC127778677 isoform X2, whose product MTHTEKKIEEYPKRWHEVLSEALWAHRISKHGATKVTPFELVYGQEAVLLVEVNLGSLRYIKQDDLSSEDYKMLMGYNLDEVIDKRLKALEEIEKEKKRVAKAYNKRVKAKLFQVGDLVWKTILPLGTRSKEFGKWSPSWEGPYRLCGIIRGNAYFLETLQGECFQ is encoded by the exons atgacacatacggag aagaagattgaggaatacccaaagaggtggcacgaggtgctttctgaagcattgtgggcgcataggatatctaaacatggtgccactaaagtcactccttttgagttggtttatggtcaagaagccgttttactggtggaggtaaatcttggctctcttcgttatatcaagcaagatgatttgtcaagtgaagattacaagatgTTGATGGGATacaaccttgatgaagtcatcgacaagcgcttgaaggcattggaagagatagagaaagagaagaagagggtggccaaggcgtacaacaagagggtgaaagcaaaattgtttcaagttggagacttggtttggaagacaattttgcctttgggtactcgatccaaggagttcggtaagtggtctcctagttgggagggtCCTTATCGATTGTGCGGCATTATTCGAGGGAACGCAtactttttggagacacttcaaggggagTGTTTTCAGTGA
- the LOC127778677 gene encoding uncharacterized protein LOC127778677 isoform X1 produces MPYKQPPRHFNPLLYDRVKVEIDRLLKAGFIRPCRYAEWVSNIVPVEKKGSGKIRVCIDFRDLNKATPKDEYPMPIADMMINDASGHKVISLLDGNAGYNQIFMAEEDMYKTAFRCLRFVGLFEWVVMTFGLNNAGATYQRAMNLIFHDLLGIMLEIYIDDIVVKSDGMEGHIADLRLAFERMRRYGLKMNPLKCAFGVSAGKFLGFMVHERGVEIDPKKIEKIRDFKAPTCKKEVQKLLGKVNYLRRFISNLAGKIDAFVPILRLKKEADFTWGAKQQEAFEELKRYLSTPPVVRAPKAGKPFRLYIASENKVIGAILTQEEDGKEYIITYLSRRLLDAETRYIFIERLCLCLYYTCTKLRHYLLSSICIVTCQADVIKHMLQRPILSGRIGKWAYALIEYDLAYEPLKSMKGQIVCDFIVDHHIDVAYEGEVCLVEVIPWKIYFDGSSCKEVQGIGVVLFSPNGMCYEALVRLEYYCTNNQAEYNALLFGLQVMEMVGAKYLEAFGDSELVVQQVAGVYKCLDGSLNRYLDSCLDIIANFDNFAIRHIARRDNSRANDLAQQASGYNVKRGLFLILEEPVLDFKSLCEIGKIGDQGRSDRHCTADLTGDQGRSDRPHAACLTDDPERSDRPCVVRLTGSGQNAGGHVSINLEAELTMNSDICAQDTEEDWRIPLIQYLKDPTLKVNRKIRRQAFKYTLLDGDLYRRNIDGVLLKCLDEDQSKVAMGEVHEGICGTHQSAHKMNWLLRRAGFYWPKMIDDCFKYYRGCEACQRFGNVQLAPAAVLNPIIKPWPFRGWALDFIGHIYPSSLKGHRFVPCL; encoded by the coding sequence atGCCTTATAAACAACCACCTCGTCATTTTAATCCCCTactatatgaccgagtcaaagtggagattgatcggttgttgaaggcggggtttattaggccatgtcgttatgcggagtgggtttctaacatagtcccggtggagaagaaggggagtggtaagattagagtttgcatagattttagagatttaaataaagccactcccaaagatgagtatcctatgcctatagccgacatgatgattaatgatgcctcgggtcataaggtgattagcttgttagatggtaatgccggctacaatcaaatctttatggcggaggaggatatgtacaagacggcttttaggtgcctgagatttgttggtttgtttgagtgggttgtcatgacttttgggttgaacaatgccggtgcaacatatcaaagggcaatgaatttgatctttcatgatttgTTAGGTATTATGCTAgagatctatattgatgatattgttgtcaaatcggatggtatggaaggacacatagccgatttgagattagcttttgagaggatgcgccggtatggtttgaagatgaacccacttaaatgtgcttttggtgtgtcggcggggaagttcttaggattcatggtgcatgagagaggagttgagattgatcctaagaagatagaaaagattcgtgatttcaaagcaccgacatgcaagaaggaggttcaaaagttgctaggtaaagtgaattatttgaggaggtttatttctaacctagcaggtaaaatcgatgcttttgttcctatacttcgcttgaaaaaagaagccgattttacttggggggcaaaacaacaagaggcgtttgaagagttgaagaggtatttgtctactccacccgttgtgcgagcgcctaaagccggaaagccttttcggttatatattgcctccgagaacaaagtcattggtgccatTTTGActcaagaggaagatggcaaggaatatatcattacatatttgagccgccgtcttttggatgccgaaacgaggtatATCTTTATAGAAAGACtttgtttatgcttatactatacttgtaccaaattgaggcattatttgttatctagtatatgcatagttacttgtcaagccgatgttattaaacacatgttgcaaaggccaattctaagtgggagaattggcaagtgggcatatgctttgatagaatatgatttggcttatgaaccattgaaatctatgaaaggccaaattgtatgtgattttatagtagaccatcATATAGATGTTGCTTATGAGGGAGaggtttgcttagttgaagttataccttggaagatttattttgatggttcttcttgcaaagaagtTCAAGGCATAGGggttgttttgttttcacctaatggcatgtgttatgaggCATTGGTTCGTTTggagtattattgtacaaataatcaagccgaatacaatgctttattgttcggcttacaagttatggagatggttggagctaagtaCTTGGAggcttttggtgattcggaattggtggtgcaacaagtcgccggagtatacaaatgcttggacggatcactaaataggtacctcgattcatgtttggatattattgccaattttgataattttgctattaggcATATTGCTAGGcgtgataattctagagcaaatgacttggcacaacaagcatctggctataatgtgaagagGGGATTATTTTtgatattagaagagccggtgcttgattttaaatctttgtgcgaaattggcaaaattggagaccaggggcggtctgaccggcattgcacggccgatctgaccggtgaccaagggcggtctgaccggccgcatgcCGCCTGTCTGACCGACGACcccgagcggtctgaccggccctgcgTGGTCCGTCTGACCGGTTCTGGGCAGAACGCTGGGGGGCACGTTTCAATCAATTTAGAGGCCGAATTAACtatgaattcggacatttgtgcccaagATACAGAAGAGGATTGGAGAATTCCCTTGATtcaatatttgaaagatcccacACTTAAGGTTAatcggaaaattcggcggcaagcattcAAATATACATTGCTTGATGGAGATTTGTATCGCCGAAACatagatggtgtcttgttgaagtgcttagatgaagatcaatctaaagtggctatgggagaggtacatgaaggaatttgtggaactcatcaatcggcccacaagatgaattggttgcttagaagagcggggttctattggccgaagatgattgatgattgcttcaaatattatagaggatgcgaggcttgtcaacggttcggcaatgttcaattggcgcccgccgccgtgttgaaccctataatcaaaccatggccgttccgagggtgggctttggatttcattggtcatatttatccttcgtcattaaaggggcataggttcgtgccgtgcctttga